A genomic segment from Paralichthys olivaceus isolate ysfri-2021 chromosome 22, ASM2471397v2, whole genome shotgun sequence encodes:
- the eno3 gene encoding beta-enolase — MSITKIHAREILDSRGNPTVEVDLWTAKGLFRAAVPSGASTGVHEALELRDGDKSRYLGKGTMKAVEHVNKRIAPKLIEKKFSVVEQEKIDKFMLELDGTENKSQFGANAILGVSLAVCKAGAAEKGVPLYRHIADLAGHKDVILPVPAFNVINGGSHAGNKLAMQEFMILPVGAANFHEAMRIGAEVYHNLKNVIKAKYGKDATNVGDEGGFAPNILENNEALELLKSAIEKAGYPDKIIIGMDVAASEFFRSGKYDLDFKSPDDPSRHISGEKLGDLYRSFIKNYPVQSIEDPFDQDDWENWNKFTASVDIQVVGDDLTVTNPKRIQQAVDKKACNCLLLKVNQIGSVTESIQACKLAQSNGWGVMVSHRSGETEDTFISDLVVGLCTGQIKTGAPCRSERLAKYNQLMRIEEELGNKAKFAGKDYRHPKIN, encoded by the exons ATGTCCATCACTAAGATTCATGCTCGTGAGATTCTGGACTCCAGAGGAAACCCCACAGTGGAAGTGGACCTGTGGACGGCCAAGG gtctATTCAGAGCTGCAGTACCCAGCGGTGCATCGACAGGTGTCCATGAGGCGCTCGAGCTCCGTGACGGAGACAAGAGTCGTTACCTGGGCAAAG GTACGATGAAGGCTGTGGAACATGTGAACAAGAGGATCGCCCCCAAGCTGATTGAGAAG AAGTTCAGTGTTGTTGAGCAGGAGAAGATTGACAAGTTCATGTTGGAGTTGGACGGAACTGAGAACAAAT CTCAGTTCGGTGCTAACGCCATCCTGGGCGTGTCCCTCGCCGTCTGTAAGGCCGGAGCCGCAGAGAAGGGAGTTCCTCTCTACCGCCACATCGCTGACCTCGCCGGACACAAAGACGTCATTCTTCCTGTTCCT GCCTTTAACGTCATTAATGGAGGAAGTCATGCTGGAAACAAACTGGCCATGCAGGAGTTCATGATTCTACCAGTTGGAGCCGCCAACTTCCACGAGGCCATGAGGATCGGTGCCGAG GTTTATCATAACTTGAAGAACGTGATCAAGGCCAAGTATGGGAAAGACGCCACCAACGTGGGAGACGAGGGAGGCTTCGCCCCCAACATCCTGGAGAACAATGAGG ctctggagcttCTGAAGTCAGCCATCGAAAAGGCCGGTTACCCCGACAAAATCATCATCGGCATGGACGTGGCAGCCTCCGAGTTCTTCCGCAGCGGAAAGTATGACCTGGACTTCAAGTCCCCCGACGACCCGTCCAGACACATTAGCGGAGAAAAGCTGGGAGATCTTTACCGCAGCTTCATCAAGAACTACCCcg TTCAGTCCATCGAAGATCCATTCGATCAGGACGACTGGGAGAACTGGAACAAGTTCACTGCCTCTGTAGACatacag GTTGTAGGAGACGATCTGACTGTGACCAATCCCAAGAGGATCCAGCAGGCGGTGGACAAGAAGGCCTGTAACTGTCTGCTGCTCAAAGTCAACCAGATTGGATCAGTGACGGAGTCCATTCAGGC gtgtaAGCTGGCTCAGAGCAATGGTTGGGGTGTGATGGTGAGTCATCGCTCTGGAGAAACTGAAGACACGTTCATCTCTGACCTGGTGGTGGGACTCTGCACCGGACAG ATTAAGACTGGTGCCCCCTGCAGGTCAGAACGTTTGGCCAAATACAACCAGCTGATGAG gATCGAGGAGGAGCTCGGAAACAAAGCGAAGTTTGCTGGTAAAGATTACCGTCACCCAAAGATCAACTGA
- the nppcl2 gene encoding C-type natriuretic peptide 2, whose protein sequence is MASSSVSSFLPLLLLFLTVTVESRPSPQQDDKQVLRSLFGSHISSLILAPPTSDDVTEGSAGHPAASSSSSSSSSSPSGLVLGSGAARGLVGKREVVPRFFLDFLHRQAKMRRRTRKSMVGGRGCFGMKMDRIGSVSGLGC, encoded by the exons ATGGCTTCTTCGTCCGTctcatcttttcttcctctacttctcctcttcctcaccgtTACCGTGGAGTCGAGACCTTCACCTCAACAAGACGACAAACAG gtgtTACGTTCTCTCTTTGGCTCTCATATCTCTTCTCTCATCTTGGCACCTCCCacctctgatgatgtcactgagggcTCTGCTGGACatcctgctgcttcctcctcctcctcttcctcgtcctcgTCTCCCTCTGGATTGGTTCTTGGTAGTGGTGCTGCAAGGGGATTGGTGGGCAAACGGGAAGTGGTCCCACGGTTCTTCCTCGATTTCCTGCATCGACAGGCCAAAATGAGGAGGCGGACCCGAAAGTCgatggtgggaggaagaggatgctTCGGGATGAAGATGGACCGCATCGGCTCTGTCAGTGGGCTGGGCTGTTGA